One stretch of Novosphingobium pentaromativorans US6-1 DNA includes these proteins:
- a CDS encoding phage virion morphogenesis protein yields the protein MADAFARLDSAVSAYLESLSPAERRRTARKIGMALRKANAKRIADNVQPDGSPMQPRKPRRLKAGKGQLKRDRMFRKLRLARSFKVRASADGVSIGFEGSVGQTARAHQYGLIDFVGRTEGGKVVRAKYPKRILLGFGPDDLDAVNDIVLDMLPRL from the coding sequence ATGGCCGATGCCTTCGCCCGTCTGGACTCTGCCGTCAGTGCTTACCTGGAAAGCCTCAGCCCCGCAGAGCGCCGCCGCACGGCGCGAAAGATCGGCATGGCGCTGCGCAAGGCGAATGCAAAGCGCATCGCTGACAACGTCCAGCCCGATGGATCGCCGATGCAGCCGCGCAAGCCGCGCAGACTGAAGGCCGGCAAGGGGCAGCTGAAGCGTGACCGGATGTTTCGCAAGCTGCGCCTCGCCCGCTCCTTCAAGGTCCGCGCGAGCGCAGATGGCGTGTCGATCGGCTTCGAAGGATCTGTCGGCCAGACGGCCCGCGCCCACCAGTACGGCCTGATAGACTTCGTCGGGCGCACCGAGGGCGGCAAGGTCGTGCGGGCCAAGTACCCGAAGCGCATCCTGCTGGGGTTCGGGCCAGATGATCTGGATGCCGTGAACGACATCGTTCTGGATATGTTGCCTAGACTCTGA
- a CDS encoding D-Ala-D-Ala carboxypeptidase family metallohydrolase: MQLSKHFTLEEMVRSQTAERLGIDNTPSQEIVANLRGLCAHVLEPVRAHFNSPVIVSSGYRCPQLNVAIGGSKSSQHCKGEAGDFSVLGQPNITVFKWIWHNLDYDQLIYEFGESGWIHASFSANRMRNMELTAVRRGGRVQYLPGLVA, from the coding sequence ATGCAACTGTCCAAGCACTTCACGCTTGAAGAGATGGTCCGCTCGCAAACGGCCGAGCGTCTTGGGATCGACAATACGCCTTCCCAAGAGATCGTCGCCAACCTTCGCGGCTTGTGCGCTCATGTCCTCGAGCCGGTGCGGGCGCACTTCAACAGCCCGGTGATCGTGAGCAGTGGCTACCGCTGCCCCCAGCTCAATGTCGCGATCGGCGGTTCGAAGTCGAGCCAGCACTGCAAGGGCGAGGCCGGAGACTTCAGCGTCCTTGGCCAGCCCAACATCACCGTCTTCAAATGGATCTGGCACAATCTCGACTACGACCAGCTTATCTACGAATTCGGTGAGAGTGGCTGGATCCATGCCAGCTTCAGCGCGAACCGCATGCGCAACATGGAGCTGACAGCCGTTCGGCGCGGCGGGCGCGTGCAATATCTGCCCGGACTGGTGGCCTGA
- a CDS encoding tail fiber assembly protein, whose product MKYFFSPESEALYLDTAGTIIPADAVELSAEEYAAVLEGQAQGQVIRPDADGRPVAVEYAATVAELFMTLRARRDALLRACDWTQMPDSPLADELRSDWAAYRQALRDLPETVTDPAAAEWPVAPA is encoded by the coding sequence GTGAAATACTTCTTCAGCCCGGAATCCGAAGCCCTCTATCTCGACACGGCGGGAACCATCATCCCGGCGGATGCTGTCGAGCTATCCGCCGAGGAATACGCCGCCGTCCTCGAAGGTCAGGCGCAGGGCCAAGTGATCCGGCCCGATGCCGATGGCCGGCCTGTCGCCGTCGAATACGCGGCAACTGTTGCCGAACTTTTCATGACGCTGCGCGCGCGGCGGGACGCGCTGCTGCGGGCTTGCGACTGGACGCAGATGCCCGACAGCCCGCTGGCCGATGAACTCCGATCCGATTGGGCCGCCTACCGGCAGGCCCTGCGCGATCTTCCCGAAACCGTCACCGATCCGGCCGCTGCTGAGTGGCCGGTCGCTCCAGCCTAG
- a CDS encoding gp53-like domain-containing protein, protein MGLTLTVTNAGRAALVNASNTGTAPVTIAQVGLTGTAVTPDPGATALPGEFKRIVTLSGDVVADDTIHLIVRDETGDVFTVRSLALYLGDGTLFAIYGQADVLVEKSAQALMLLAIDVQFADVDATDLTFGDANFLNPPATTEQMGVVELSTLAEAIGGSSASRVPAEKMVKDAVNAWLDARFGANNTGIWHPGNDGAGSGLDADLLDGQQGSWYSNIPARLGYNPVQQGTGNGQLAGNVIKIGWSAASRLKATVDVTDQGNLVTDPYLASGGLGINGAYMNRAGNALWGPDNDGSGSGLDADTVDGFHANAFARMTQQNTFTSAQVIDVAGSQLIIHYAGANSPSTILRADGSNFYFLLSDPSASASGAYNSARPFNITLATGLVTMNNGLEVKSSLTFNGNTVWRADNDGSGSGLDADLLDGLHGSAFARTDIGVRQAFNGNLLVGAAQAAGNEGGQIDFARAPSGTMTGDPSIDVYGDGFRMLGYFSSGVRTLDFNFGASGGAVWHSGNDGSGSGLDADSVDGYQATALARLAAANTFSAMNTFSTLQQFSGGGLNGGIALVNPNGGRNYRVLQKDNGSFAITDETAGSERISINSSGLVSINAGTAWHSGNDGSGSGLDADLLDGAHASWFADIPARLGYTPVQQGGGIGQGTNKIYIGWSGARLKATVDSTDQGALVTEPNLNGNVLNIKGASMWRGAYNLWGPDNDGAGSGLDADLLDGLQAAFFQKAFTVLVDTASALVLAFEIGGVTWYIQTGTGYCASNSSTTITYPQAFSNRCFFSAMGGTTNTSTEGECHNTTFNNTTGYVTNSSTTGANFTWLAIGR, encoded by the coding sequence ATGGGTCTTACCCTCACCGTCACCAATGCAGGCCGCGCTGCACTCGTGAATGCGAGCAACACCGGCACCGCCCCGGTCACGATCGCGCAGGTCGGCCTGACCGGCACCGCGGTCACGCCCGATCCCGGGGCGACTGCTCTGCCCGGCGAGTTCAAGCGCATCGTCACGCTCTCAGGCGATGTCGTGGCCGACGATACGATCCACCTGATCGTGCGGGACGAGACCGGCGACGTCTTCACCGTGCGCAGTCTCGCGCTCTACCTTGGCGACGGCACGCTCTTTGCGATCTACGGGCAGGCGGATGTGCTGGTCGAGAAGTCGGCGCAGGCGCTCATGCTGCTCGCGATCGACGTCCAGTTTGCCGATGTCGATGCGACGGACCTGACCTTCGGCGATGCCAATTTCCTGAACCCGCCCGCGACCACCGAGCAGATGGGCGTCGTCGAACTCTCGACGCTGGCGGAGGCCATCGGGGGGAGCAGCGCGAGCCGCGTACCGGCTGAGAAGATGGTCAAGGACGCCGTGAATGCATGGCTCGATGCCCGCTTCGGCGCGAACAATACCGGCATCTGGCACCCCGGCAACGATGGCGCGGGTTCTGGCCTCGATGCCGATCTGCTCGATGGGCAGCAGGGCAGCTGGTACAGCAACATCCCGGCACGCCTCGGCTACAATCCGGTCCAGCAAGGCACGGGCAACGGACAGCTTGCCGGCAATGTCATCAAGATCGGGTGGAGTGCTGCCAGTCGCCTCAAGGCGACCGTCGACGTTACCGACCAGGGCAACCTGGTGACGGACCCTTATCTGGCGAGCGGCGGACTGGGCATCAATGGCGCCTATATGAACCGCGCCGGGAATGCACTGTGGGGGCCGGACAATGACGGCAGCGGCAGCGGCTTGGACGCTGACACTGTAGACGGCTTCCACGCCAACGCATTCGCGCGAATGACGCAGCAGAACACGTTCACTTCCGCACAGGTAATCGACGTGGCTGGGAGCCAGTTGATTATCCACTATGCTGGCGCAAATTCGCCCAGCACGATCCTGCGCGCCGATGGCTCCAACTTCTATTTCCTCTTGAGCGATCCAAGCGCAAGCGCAAGCGGCGCCTATAACTCCGCGCGCCCTTTCAATATTACGCTCGCGACCGGCCTTGTTACGATGAACAATGGCCTGGAGGTAAAGTCTTCGCTTACGTTCAACGGAAACACCGTTTGGCGCGCCGACAATGACGGCAGCGGCAGCGGTTTGGATGCGGACTTGCTCGACGGCCTGCATGGCAGCGCGTTTGCAAGAACGGATATAGGCGTCCGGCAAGCGTTCAATGGCAACCTCCTGGTGGGCGCAGCGCAGGCCGCAGGAAACGAAGGCGGGCAAATCGACTTTGCCCGGGCGCCGTCCGGTACGATGACCGGCGACCCGTCTATTGACGTTTATGGCGACGGCTTCCGGATGCTGGGCTACTTTTCCAGCGGCGTCAGAACCTTGGATTTCAACTTCGGGGCGAGCGGCGGCGCGGTCTGGCATTCGGGTAATGACGGCAGCGGCAGCGGCCTGGATGCGGACAGCGTGGACGGCTATCAGGCGACTGCGCTTGCGCGCCTGGCCGCGGCAAACACGTTTTCGGCGATGAACACGTTTTCTACGCTGCAGCAATTCAGCGGTGGCGGCCTTAATGGCGGCATTGCGCTGGTTAATCCCAACGGCGGGCGAAACTATCGCGTTTTGCAGAAGGACAATGGCAGTTTTGCGATAACCGATGAAACAGCCGGCTCCGAAAGGATTTCAATCAATTCATCCGGCCTTGTTTCTATCAACGCCGGCACAGCATGGCATTCGGGTAACGACGGCAGCGGCAGCGGCCTCGACGCCGATCTGCTGGACGGCGCCCATGCAAGCTGGTTCGCCGATATCCCCGCCCGCCTTGGTTACACACCAGTCCAGCAGGGCGGCGGCATTGGTCAGGGCACGAACAAGATCTACATCGGGTGGAGCGGCGCACGGCTTAAGGCCACCGTGGATTCCACCGATCAGGGCGCGCTGGTCACCGAGCCGAACCTCAACGGCAATGTCCTGAACATCAAGGGCGCCAGCATGTGGCGCGGCGCCTATAACCTGTGGGGGCCCGATAACGATGGTGCTGGCAGCGGCCTGGACGCAGACCTGCTCGATGGCCTCCAGGCGGCCTTTTTCCAGAAGGCCTTCACGGTGCTGGTCGATACCGCTTCTGCGCTCGTCCTTGCGTTCGAGATCGGCGGCGTCACCTGGTACATTCAGACCGGGACCGGCTACTGCGCCTCGAATTCGTCGACCACCATCACCTACCCGCAGGCCTTCTCCAACAGGTGCTTCTTCTCCGCCATGGGCGGCACGACGAACACCAGCACCGAAGGCGAGTGCCACAACACCACCTTCAACAACACGACCGGCTACGTGACCAACTCCAGCACGACTGGCGCCAATTTCACGTGGCTGGCGATCGGCCGGTAA